One genomic segment of Natrononativus amylolyticus includes these proteins:
- a CDS encoding HAD family hydrolase, with product MTGYDTVLFDSDGILVEPPAYETQAAATRAAFREVCEREIAREHVDEIVGGVTVDRLHEICRRYDLEASPLWAARERCDEESQFEAFEAGTRERYDDVTVIAELPQPRGVVSNNHHSTIEFVLEYFDLDSLFDTYYGREKTIESLRLKKPNTHYLERALADLEGKSALYVGDSESDVLAAHRAGMDSVFVRREHCRDVELSTEPTYDVADLRAVAEIATDGY from the coding sequence GTGACAGGATACGATACCGTTCTCTTCGACAGCGACGGGATACTGGTCGAGCCGCCCGCCTACGAGACGCAGGCGGCGGCCACGCGAGCCGCGTTTCGCGAGGTGTGCGAGCGCGAGATCGCTCGAGAGCACGTCGACGAGATCGTCGGCGGAGTCACCGTGGACAGACTTCACGAGATCTGCCGACGGTACGACCTCGAGGCGTCACCCCTCTGGGCGGCCCGCGAACGCTGCGACGAGGAGTCCCAGTTCGAAGCGTTCGAGGCCGGCACTCGAGAGCGCTACGACGACGTTACCGTTATCGCCGAGCTTCCGCAGCCACGTGGGGTCGTGAGCAACAACCACCACAGCACCATCGAGTTCGTCCTCGAGTACTTCGACCTCGACTCTCTGTTCGACACCTACTACGGCCGCGAGAAGACCATCGAGAGTCTACGATTGAAGAAGCCGAACACGCACTACCTGGAGCGAGCGCTCGCCGATCTCGAGGGGAAGTCGGCGCTGTACGTCGGCGACAGCGAGAGCGACGTGCTCGCGGCCCATCGAGCCGGCATGGATTCGGTGTTCGTCCGTCGAGAACACTGCCGGGACGTCGAGCTCTCGACGGAGCCGACCTACGACGTGGCTGATCTCCGGGCGGTCGCGGAAATCGCCACGGACGGCTACTGA
- a CDS encoding 3-hydroxyacyl-CoA dehydrogenase/enoyl-CoA hydratase family protein — MELEDINTVAVLGAGNMGHGIAEVAALAGYDVTMRDIKEEFVQDGYDQIEWSLGKLAENDQITEEKADDTLARITPLVDMEEAVGDADFVIEAVPEKMEIKKDVYGELEEHAPDRAIFATNTSSLSITELSEVTERPERFCGMHFFNPPIRMPLVEVITGEHTDEGVLELTEALADDFGKSPVRVHRDAPGFIVNRVLVPLMNEASWLVSNDEATIAEVDSTTKFDMGLPMGAFELGDQVGNDVSLHVLEYLHEVLGEAYEPAPLLVKKVENEELGKKTGKGFYDYEDGDGAEVPSDEGSEFVKERLLAATANEAAKLIGGDVAPPESIDEAVMLGGGWPEGPVALADDHGLESLLEVLEEAHEETGHARYEPDEYLRERAEAGGFYDADSDNGDGERFDYDVISVEIDDSVGHLEIDRAHRMNTITTDMIEEVDDAIDKLVEDDEVRALLVTGAGDRAFSAGFDASTASVANGLQAAEMSRLGQRVFGRLEEIPMPVLAAIDGYCLGGGMEFATCADMRISSRRSKFGQPEHNLGLLPGWGGTQRLSRIVGEGRAKEIIFTARNDYDPETMADYGFVNEVVDNDEFEDRAWELARDLAAGPPIAQEFTKKTMLAGRTDLEAGLELEASSFGHLFTTDDLWEGLAAFQQDREPEFEGK; from the coding sequence ATGGAACTCGAGGATATCAACACCGTCGCAGTTCTGGGAGCGGGCAACATGGGCCACGGTATCGCCGAGGTCGCAGCCCTCGCGGGCTACGACGTGACGATGCGGGACATCAAAGAGGAGTTCGTCCAGGACGGCTACGACCAGATCGAGTGGTCACTCGGCAAGCTCGCCGAGAACGACCAGATCACAGAGGAGAAAGCCGACGACACCTTAGCGCGGATCACGCCGCTGGTCGACATGGAGGAGGCCGTCGGCGACGCCGACTTCGTCATCGAGGCCGTCCCGGAGAAGATGGAGATCAAAAAGGACGTCTACGGCGAACTCGAGGAGCACGCCCCCGACCGGGCGATCTTCGCGACGAACACCTCGAGCCTCTCGATCACGGAACTCTCCGAGGTCACCGAACGGCCCGAGAGGTTCTGCGGGATGCACTTTTTCAACCCGCCGATCCGGATGCCGCTGGTCGAGGTCATCACCGGCGAGCACACCGACGAGGGGGTCCTCGAGCTCACCGAGGCGCTCGCCGACGACTTCGGCAAGTCCCCCGTTCGCGTCCACCGCGACGCGCCCGGTTTCATCGTGAACCGGGTGCTCGTCCCGCTGATGAACGAGGCGTCCTGGCTCGTCTCGAACGACGAGGCCACGATCGCGGAGGTCGACTCGACCACGAAGTTCGACATGGGGCTCCCGATGGGCGCGTTCGAACTCGGCGACCAGGTCGGCAACGACGTCAGCCTCCACGTCCTCGAGTACCTCCACGAGGTGCTCGGCGAGGCCTACGAGCCGGCGCCGCTGCTCGTCAAAAAGGTCGAGAACGAGGAGCTGGGCAAGAAGACCGGGAAGGGATTCTACGACTACGAGGACGGCGACGGCGCGGAGGTCCCCAGCGACGAGGGCTCGGAGTTCGTGAAGGAACGGCTGCTCGCCGCGACCGCCAACGAGGCCGCCAAGCTGATCGGCGGCGACGTCGCCCCGCCCGAATCGATCGACGAGGCGGTGATGCTCGGCGGCGGCTGGCCCGAGGGGCCGGTCGCGCTGGCGGACGATCACGGCCTCGAGTCACTGCTCGAGGTCCTGGAGGAGGCCCACGAGGAGACGGGCCACGCTCGCTACGAGCCCGACGAGTACCTGCGCGAGCGCGCCGAGGCGGGCGGGTTCTACGACGCCGATAGCGACAATGGCGACGGCGAGCGCTTCGATTACGACGTGATTTCCGTCGAAATCGACGACAGCGTGGGCCACCTCGAGATCGACCGCGCCCACCGGATGAACACGATCACGACGGACATGATCGAGGAGGTAGACGACGCGATCGACAAGCTCGTCGAGGACGACGAGGTTCGCGCGCTACTCGTCACCGGTGCGGGCGACCGCGCCTTCTCGGCCGGCTTCGACGCCTCGACGGCCTCCGTCGCCAACGGCCTCCAGGCCGCCGAGATGTCCCGCCTGGGCCAGCGCGTCTTCGGGCGCCTCGAGGAGATTCCGATGCCCGTCCTCGCCGCCATCGACGGCTACTGTCTCGGCGGCGGCATGGAGTTCGCCACCTGCGCCGACATGCGGATCTCGAGCCGTCGCTCGAAGTTCGGCCAGCCCGAACACAACCTCGGCCTCTTACCTGGGTGGGGCGGCACCCAGCGCCTCTCCCGGATCGTCGGCGAGGGCCGCGCCAAGGAGATCATCTTCACCGCGCGAAACGACTACGACCCCGAGACGATGGCCGACTACGGCTTCGTCAACGAGGTCGTCGACAACGACGAGTTCGAAGACCGCGCCTGGGAACTCGCCCGCGACCTCGCCGCCGGCCCACCGATCGCCCAGGAGTTCACCAAGAAGACGATGCTCGCCGGGCGGACGGATCTCGAGGCGGGGCTCGAACTCGAGGCCTCCTCCTTCGGCCACCTGTTCACCACGGACGACCTCTGGGAGGGACTCGCCGCCTTCCAGCAGGATCGCGAGCCGGAGTTCGAAGGGAAGTAG
- a CDS encoding M28 family peptidase, which yields MTKLPNEVVGDAHTSTFHWEVLEDLVDVGNRMAGQTGEREGAERVREAFEEIGLRNVHVEAFEIEGWWRGSSTLSTSGAREERYEADYQVIALPGTPSGIVEAELVDVGYGRLEDFDEADLEGKVAMASSESPADSDRRLHRMEKYASAVDAGAVGFVFRNHVEGCLPATGEIGYDNRPGPIPAVGVSKEVGQRLLRHGEDGSLTVELAVEARNEPTDSVNVVGEVGPDTEEVVMVTAHVDAHDIAEGANDNGAGTALVCEIARLLKQVEDDLETRVRFVPFGSEEIGLKGAYHAAENLELSNVKCVINVDGAGNSRNLWINANEFDELEDLFEEVTDEFDVPLSTSSTISPHGDQWAFVQEGVPASMTASTSGSSGRGYGHTHADTLDKLDVRDFRELSPIIASVAYTAAEADREFPQRSREETKEMIDEGYIQELKIGGRWPYDE from the coding sequence ATGACGAAACTGCCGAACGAGGTCGTCGGCGACGCCCACACGAGCACGTTCCACTGGGAGGTACTCGAGGACCTGGTCGACGTCGGTAACCGGATGGCCGGCCAGACGGGCGAGCGCGAGGGCGCAGAGCGGGTTCGGGAGGCCTTCGAGGAGATCGGGCTCCGGAACGTCCACGTAGAGGCGTTCGAGATCGAGGGCTGGTGGCGCGGCTCCTCCACGCTCTCGACGAGCGGTGCCCGCGAGGAGCGCTACGAGGCGGACTACCAGGTGATCGCGCTGCCGGGAACGCCCAGCGGCATCGTCGAGGCCGAACTCGTCGACGTGGGCTACGGCCGCCTCGAGGACTTCGACGAGGCGGATCTCGAGGGGAAGGTGGCGATGGCCTCGAGCGAGAGCCCCGCCGACTCCGACCGGCGGCTCCACCGGATGGAGAAGTACGCGAGCGCGGTCGACGCCGGTGCCGTCGGCTTCGTCTTCCGGAATCACGTCGAGGGCTGTCTGCCCGCAACGGGCGAGATCGGCTACGACAACCGCCCCGGCCCCATTCCGGCGGTGGGCGTTTCGAAGGAGGTCGGCCAGCGGCTGTTGCGCCACGGCGAGGACGGCTCGCTGACCGTCGAACTCGCAGTCGAGGCCAGAAACGAGCCCACCGACTCCGTGAACGTCGTCGGCGAGGTCGGCCCCGACACGGAGGAGGTGGTGATGGTGACCGCCCACGTCGACGCCCACGACATCGCCGAGGGAGCGAACGACAACGGCGCTGGAACCGCCCTCGTCTGCGAAATTGCGCGGCTGTTGAAGCAGGTCGAAGACGACCTCGAGACTCGCGTCCGGTTCGTTCCGTTCGGCTCCGAGGAGATCGGACTGAAGGGCGCCTATCACGCTGCCGAGAACCTGGAGCTCTCGAACGTGAAGTGCGTCATCAACGTCGACGGTGCGGGTAACTCCCGGAACCTGTGGATCAACGCCAACGAATTCGACGAACTCGAGGATCTGTTCGAGGAGGTCACCGACGAGTTCGACGTCCCGCTGTCGACGAGCAGCACGATCAGCCCCCACGGCGACCAGTGGGCGTTCGTCCAGGAGGGGGTACCGGCGTCGATGACGGCCTCGACGTCGGGCTCGAGCGGGCGGGGTTACGGCCACACCCACGCAGACACCCTCGACAAGCTGGACGTGCGGGATTTTCGTGAGCTGTCGCCGATCATCGCTTCCGTGGCGTACACCGCGGCGGAGGCAGATCGCGAGTTCCCCCAGCGCTCTCGCGAGGAGACCAAGGAGATGATCGACGAGGGGTATATTCAGGAGCTGAAGATCGGTGGCCGGTGGCCCTACGACGAGTAA
- a CDS encoding MFS transporter, with translation MAVSDLGTIRRGLETLWTDDRGAVLLAIAAGWFLSIGVRLVYPVLLPALRTEYGLSLSQAGLLLSVLWVAYALGQLPGGMFADRFGEGRILVVSTTLSAVTIALVATAATVSVLFAATALFGLATALYGVARYTALSDLFPDNDGAAVGITLAAGEVGNALLPPLAGFIAAALAWQYGFGFTVPLFLGVSLYLWLALPARTSGPTSAVDSLSLETGRYVLVALAKPAIVIATLVQLLGFAVWQVYTGFYPTYLIEVKGLPTAFVTVMFGLFFALGVVVQPLSGAAYDRFGIRRSLPAVMGCAAVGLALFPLLEGLVPILLITMLSSTLLGVTVMTMPYLTGALPTDMQGTGLGTIRTTFMLIGAGAPAVAGVLADLDLFDEVFFLLAGLAVVALALSQLLPDQ, from the coding sequence GTGGCCGTGAGCGACCTCGGGACGATCCGTCGCGGGCTCGAGACGCTGTGGACCGACGACCGAGGCGCCGTCCTGCTCGCGATCGCGGCGGGCTGGTTTCTCTCGATCGGCGTCCGCCTCGTCTACCCCGTCTTACTCCCCGCGCTCCGGACGGAGTACGGCCTCTCGCTCTCCCAGGCGGGGCTCCTGTTGAGCGTGCTCTGGGTAGCGTACGCCCTCGGCCAGCTTCCCGGCGGAATGTTCGCCGATCGGTTCGGCGAAGGGCGGATCCTCGTCGTCAGCACGACCCTCTCGGCGGTGACGATCGCCCTCGTCGCGACGGCTGCGACGGTGTCCGTCCTGTTCGCCGCGACGGCCCTGTTCGGGCTGGCGACGGCGCTGTACGGCGTCGCCCGCTACACCGCGCTCTCGGATCTCTTTCCGGACAACGACGGAGCGGCCGTCGGAATCACCCTGGCGGCAGGAGAAGTCGGAAACGCCCTGCTGCCGCCGCTGGCCGGCTTTATCGCGGCGGCGCTCGCCTGGCAGTACGGCTTCGGCTTCACCGTGCCGCTGTTTCTCGGCGTCTCGCTCTACCTCTGGCTCGCCCTCCCCGCGCGGACCTCCGGGCCGACGAGCGCCGTCGACTCGCTGAGCCTCGAGACCGGCCGGTACGTCCTCGTCGCGCTCGCAAAGCCCGCGATCGTGATCGCGACGCTCGTTCAACTGCTCGGCTTTGCCGTCTGGCAGGTGTACACCGGCTTTTACCCGACGTATCTGATCGAGGTCAAGGGACTCCCGACGGCGTTCGTCACGGTGATGTTCGGGCTGTTCTTCGCGCTCGGGGTCGTCGTTCAGCCGCTGTCGGGGGCGGCCTACGACCGGTTCGGCATCCGCCGCTCGCTGCCCGCCGTGATGGGCTGTGCAGCGGTCGGCCTCGCGCTGTTTCCGCTGCTCGAGGGGCTCGTCCCGATCCTGCTGATCACGATGCTCTCGAGCACCCTTCTGGGAGTGACCGTCATGACGATGCCGTACCTGACCGGCGCGCTCCCGACGGATATGCAGGGAACCGGTCTGGGCACCATCCGCACGACGTTCATGCTGATCGGTGCCGGGGCGCCGGCCGTCGCGGGCGTGCTCGCGGACCTGGACCTCTTCGACGAGGTGTTCTTCCTGCTGGCCGGCCTCGCGGTGGTCGCACTCGCACTCTCGCAGTTGCTCCCCGATCAGTGA
- a CDS encoding helix-turn-helix domain-containing protein, with translation MREFVFALEYDPGTNPVADVLEAHPDTTIRSLSCHVTPQSLWRVDHATGSPEALEALEAAYRDSAYCADCLVRDDCGADCETQVLDRSRDTLVVYTYWDRTDVCTSVPHVALEYLGEGLLFETYREGRRYRWRIVLSEDAPIHDFFDALGTEVGECAGMEMLRLTDLDPDRGLEGADDDGTLPDEQRRALRAAVESGYYETPRKIDLSKLADELEVPRSTLSYRLRRAEAALATEFVAEDDSLEAIAPTN, from the coding sequence ATGAGAGAGTTCGTCTTCGCCCTCGAGTACGACCCCGGAACCAACCCGGTGGCGGACGTGCTCGAGGCCCACCCGGACACGACGATCCGGTCGCTGTCGTGTCACGTCACCCCACAGAGCCTCTGGCGGGTCGACCACGCGACGGGCTCGCCGGAGGCCCTCGAGGCGCTCGAGGCGGCCTACCGCGACTCGGCCTACTGCGCCGACTGTCTCGTGCGCGACGACTGCGGGGCCGATTGCGAGACGCAGGTGCTCGACCGCTCGCGGGACACGCTGGTCGTCTACACCTACTGGGACCGCACCGACGTTTGCACTTCGGTTCCCCACGTCGCCCTCGAGTACCTCGGCGAGGGGCTGCTGTTCGAGACCTACCGGGAGGGCCGGCGCTACCGCTGGCGGATCGTCCTCTCCGAGGACGCCCCGATTCACGACTTCTTCGACGCTCTCGGAACCGAGGTCGGCGAGTGTGCGGGGATGGAGATGCTCCGGCTGACGGATCTCGACCCGGATCGGGGACTCGAAGGAGCCGACGATGACGGCACGCTCCCCGACGAACAGCGCCGCGCGCTCCGGGCCGCCGTCGAGTCAGGCTACTACGAAACGCCACGGAAGATCGACCTCTCGAAACTCGCCGACGAACTCGAGGTTCCGCGTTCGACGCTCTCCTACCGGCTCCGGCGGGCCGAAGCCGCGCTCGCGACCGAGTTCGTCGCCGAGGACGACTCGCTCGAGGCGATCGCACCGACGAACTGA
- a CDS encoding acyl-CoA dehydrogenase family protein: protein MDFGLSDEQQQIREEVRRFADNEIRPVASEYDVEEKYPHEIVDKAAEMGLTGAYIPIEYGGAGYSILDTSIIVEELFAVDPGIALSIVASSFGCEAIMEFGTEEQKEEFLEPVALGEKISGAAISEPDTGSDVSSVSTSAEKDGDEWVVNGTKMWITNGTVGDFFVVLCKTNEDAPGRYNGFSQIIVESDRDGFSAEKITGKLGIRASDTAELIFDDVRVPEENLVGTQDAAFMQQMHFFDQTRTAVAAQGVGIAKGACEAALEYAQDREQFGKPISEFQAIQHKLADMHTKTEAARNLTYKASWNVDEGNDITTLASMAKEYASRIAVDVADEAVQIHGGAGYVNDFPVERLYRDAKITQIYEGTTEIQKNIIARELLGKGF from the coding sequence ATGGATTTCGGACTCTCCGACGAGCAACAACAGATCCGCGAGGAGGTTCGCCGCTTCGCGGACAACGAGATTCGCCCCGTCGCCTCCGAGTACGACGTCGAGGAGAAGTACCCCCACGAGATCGTCGACAAGGCCGCCGAGATGGGGCTCACCGGTGCGTACATCCCGATCGAGTACGGCGGTGCGGGTTACTCGATCCTCGACACCTCGATCATCGTCGAGGAACTCTTTGCGGTCGATCCAGGAATTGCCCTCTCGATCGTCGCCTCTTCGTTCGGCTGCGAGGCGATCATGGAGTTCGGTACCGAAGAGCAGAAAGAGGAGTTCTTAGAGCCGGTCGCCCTCGGCGAGAAGATCTCGGGTGCGGCGATCTCGGAACCCGACACCGGTTCGGACGTCTCGTCGGTCTCGACGAGCGCCGAGAAAGACGGCGACGAGTGGGTGGTCAACGGGACCAAGATGTGGATCACCAACGGCACCGTCGGGGACTTCTTCGTCGTGCTCTGTAAGACCAACGAGGACGCCCCCGGCCGCTACAACGGCTTCTCCCAGATCATCGTCGAGTCCGACCGCGACGGCTTCAGCGCCGAGAAGATCACCGGCAAGCTGGGTATCCGAGCCTCCGACACCGCCGAACTCATCTTCGACGACGTTCGCGTCCCCGAGGAGAACCTCGTCGGCACCCAGGACGCCGCGTTCATGCAGCAGATGCACTTCTTCGACCAGACCCGAACCGCCGTTGCGGCCCAGGGCGTCGGCATCGCGAAGGGCGCCTGCGAGGCGGCCCTCGAGTACGCCCAGGACCGCGAACAGTTCGGGAAGCCGATCTCGGAGTTCCAGGCGATCCAGCACAAGCTGGCGGATATGCACACGAAGACCGAGGCCGCCCGCAACCTGACCTACAAGGCCTCCTGGAACGTCGACGAGGGCAACGACATCACCACGCTCGCGTCGATGGCCAAAGAGTACGCCTCGAGGATTGCCGTCGACGTCGCCGACGAGGCCGTCCAAATCCACGGCGGCGCGGGCTACGTCAACGACTTCCCCGTCGAACGGCTCTACCGCGACGCCAAGATCACCCAGATCTACGAGGGAACGACCGAGATCCAGAAGAACATCATCGCTCGAGAGCTGCTCGGCAAAGGGTTCTAG
- a CDS encoding NUDIX domain-containing protein — MSQFAHASLRGLIESEGTYLFLKHEMPAGPIWGIPGGRAEIGESPRETVEREVLEETGLRVRARDPLEAYAYTWADGEKGTVSVVFDCDLLDSRDAVDLEANPCPEEPITEYGWLEPAEIANAPMNDALRELLTGRR; from the coding sequence ATGTCGCAGTTCGCCCACGCCTCTCTCCGCGGGCTGATCGAATCCGAGGGCACGTACCTGTTTTTGAAACACGAGATGCCAGCCGGGCCGATCTGGGGCATCCCCGGTGGGCGCGCGGAGATCGGCGAGAGTCCCCGAGAGACGGTCGAGCGGGAGGTCCTCGAGGAAACCGGGCTCCGAGTGCGAGCGAGAGACCCGCTCGAGGCCTACGCCTACACCTGGGCCGACGGGGAGAAGGGGACCGTTTCGGTCGTCTTCGACTGCGACCTGCTCGATAGCAGGGACGCGGTGGACCTCGAGGCGAACCCGTGTCCGGAGGAGCCGATCACGGAGTACGGCTGGCTCGAGCCCGCGGAGATCGCGAACGCGCCGATGAACGACGCGCTTCGAGAGCTACTCACCGGTCGGCGCTAA
- a CDS encoding heavy metal translocating P-type ATPase codes for MSEPSADATRSRRLELRVPSMDCPSCAGKVENSVERLEGIEEIDARVTSGTLVVEYDSAQTSEAAIRERVEAAGYAVDGNEGGRELTLAVPEMDCASCASKVENALEGLESVTSIAAQPASGRVTVSGSGLEEEAVVRAIERAGYEATPDGNRDRVQEAKRVWRTPRAAGTAVGAVLVVVGLVLEFVLPGLDPVLATLGGRPYELSHALFVAAAAIAGAPIVRNGYYSARNRSLDIDFLMAAGIVASVAAHHPKEGAMLAVLFSVAELLERFSMDRARDSLRELMSLSPETATVLRPDGSEETVPAKAVEVGDIVVVRPGEKIPTDGVVLEGQSAVDQSPITGESVPVDRSTGDEVYAGTISEAGYLEVEVTSEVDDSTLARIVHLVEDAEREKTKREQFVDRFANVYTPVVVTIAVAVAVAPPLLVGASWDTWFLRGLTLLVIACPCAFVISTPVSVVSGITSAAKNGVLIKGGRHLEAVGESDVLAMDKTGTLTTGDLSVTDVVPLEGTSEDEVLRRAGAAEYRSEHPIGRAIVGYAEERGLEPDDPDVSEFEALTGKGVRAEVDGTTHYVGKPELFDGLADLGHVHATTDGGVSLASMGYEAESQCDREACLDVLAEIVPELQAQGKTVVIVGTEDGPIGVVGVADRVRPDAAWAVSRLQEQGVRVVMLTGDNEGTARAIAEDVGIEEYHAELLPEEKLEWIRRLEGEDGVGEPRHRVAMVGDGINDAPALATADVGIAMGAAGTDTALETADVALMGDDLTRLPYLYRLSRKANGVIRQNIWSSLAVKAVLAAGAPFGVVTVIHAVVIGDMGMSLGVTGNAMRLSGVEPETPDAAGTE; via the coding sequence ATGAGCGAGCCCTCCGCCGACGCGACCCGCTCGAGACGCCTCGAGCTACGGGTTCCGTCGATGGACTGTCCGTCGTGTGCCGGCAAAGTCGAGAACAGCGTCGAGCGCCTCGAGGGAATCGAAGAGATCGACGCCCGCGTGACCAGCGGAACGCTCGTCGTCGAGTACGACTCCGCGCAGACGAGCGAGGCGGCGATCCGCGAGCGCGTCGAGGCGGCGGGCTACGCCGTCGACGGCAACGAAGGCGGACGGGAACTCACCCTCGCCGTTCCCGAGATGGACTGCGCCTCCTGTGCGAGCAAGGTCGAGAACGCCCTCGAGGGCCTCGAGTCCGTCACCTCGATCGCCGCACAGCCGGCGTCGGGGCGCGTGACGGTCTCCGGGAGCGGCCTCGAGGAGGAGGCCGTCGTTCGAGCCATCGAGCGCGCGGGCTACGAGGCGACGCCCGACGGTAACCGAGATCGCGTTCAGGAGGCGAAGCGGGTGTGGCGAACGCCTCGAGCCGCCGGAACCGCCGTCGGCGCCGTCCTCGTGGTCGTCGGACTCGTCCTCGAGTTCGTTCTCCCCGGCCTCGATCCGGTTCTCGCCACCCTCGGCGGCCGACCCTACGAGCTCTCGCACGCGCTGTTCGTCGCGGCCGCGGCGATCGCTGGCGCGCCGATCGTCCGCAACGGCTACTACTCGGCGCGAAACCGGAGCCTCGACATCGACTTCCTGATGGCCGCGGGTATCGTCGCCAGCGTTGCGGCCCACCACCCCAAGGAGGGAGCGATGCTCGCGGTGCTGTTCAGCGTCGCGGAGCTGCTCGAGCGGTTCTCGATGGACCGGGCGCGGGACTCCCTGCGGGAACTGATGAGCCTCTCGCCGGAGACGGCGACCGTGCTGCGACCGGACGGCAGCGAAGAGACGGTTCCCGCGAAGGCGGTCGAGGTGGGCGACATCGTCGTCGTCCGGCCGGGCGAGAAGATCCCGACCGACGGGGTCGTCCTCGAAGGCCAGAGCGCGGTCGATCAGTCGCCGATCACCGGCGAGAGCGTCCCCGTCGACCGCAGTACGGGCGACGAGGTCTATGCGGGCACCATCTCGGAAGCGGGCTACCTCGAGGTGGAGGTTACGAGCGAAGTGGACGACTCGACGCTCGCCCGAATCGTTCACCTGGTCGAGGACGCAGAACGCGAGAAGACGAAACGGGAGCAGTTCGTCGACCGCTTCGCGAACGTTTACACGCCGGTCGTGGTGACCATCGCGGTGGCGGTCGCCGTGGCTCCGCCGCTTCTCGTCGGCGCGTCCTGGGACACCTGGTTCCTCCGCGGGCTGACGCTGCTGGTCATCGCCTGTCCCTGCGCGTTTGTCATCTCGACGCCCGTGAGCGTCGTCTCCGGGATCACGAGCGCGGCGAAAAACGGCGTGCTGATCAAGGGCGGGCGCCACCTCGAGGCCGTCGGCGAGAGCGACGTCCTCGCGATGGACAAAACGGGGACGCTCACGACCGGCGATCTCTCGGTGACTGACGTCGTTCCGCTCGAGGGGACGAGCGAGGACGAGGTGCTCCGCCGGGCTGGCGCCGCGGAATACCGGAGCGAACACCCGATCGGGCGAGCGATCGTCGGCTACGCCGAGGAACGGGGTCTCGAGCCCGACGATCCCGACGTTTCGGAGTTCGAGGCGCTAACCGGAAAGGGCGTCCGCGCCGAGGTCGACGGCACCACTCACTACGTGGGCAAGCCGGAACTCTTCGACGGGCTTGCGGACCTGGGACACGTACACGCGACGACCGACGGCGGAGTGAGCCTGGCGTCGATGGGCTACGAGGCCGAGTCCCAGTGCGACCGAGAGGCGTGTCTCGACGTGCTCGCAGAGATCGTCCCAGAGCTTCAAGCCCAGGGGAAGACCGTCGTGATCGTCGGCACCGAGGACGGCCCGATCGGCGTCGTCGGCGTGGCAGACCGGGTTCGTCCGGACGCGGCCTGGGCCGTCTCGCGGCTGCAAGAGCAGGGCGTTCGCGTCGTGATGCTCACCGGCGACAACGAGGGAACCGCGCGGGCGATCGCCGAAGACGTCGGCATCGAGGAGTACCACGCCGAACTGCTCCCCGAGGAGAAACTCGAGTGGATTCGCCGACTGGAAGGGGAAGACGGGGTAGGAGAACCCCGCCACCGCGTCGCCATGGTCGGCGACGGGATCAACGACGCGCCCGCGCTCGCGACGGCGGACGTGGGAATCGCGATGGGGGCGGCGGGGACGGACACGGCGCTCGAGACGGCGGACGTGGCGCTGATGGGCGACGATCTCACCCGGCTTCCGTACCTCTACCGGCTCTCGCGGAAGGCCAACGGCGTGATCCGCCAGAACATCTGGTCGAGTCTGGCCGTGAAAGCGGTGCTCGCGGCCGGCGCGCCGTTCGGAGTCGTGACGGTGATTCACGCGGTGGTTATCGGCGACATGGGGATGAGCCTCGGCGTCACCGGCAACGCGATGCGCCTCTCGGGAGTCGAGCCCGAAACCCCCGACGCGGCGGGTACGGAGTGA